The nucleotide sequence ATGTTGACGGTTGGCTCGATTGGTTGCGCCGGGAGGTCCAACGGGCGCGGGAGAGTGAGCCGGAGTTGCAGGATTATCATCTCCACGATCTCCACATCGCCTTTGAGGGCACGAATGTCAAACTCAGAATGGATTTTCGAAAATAGCCGTTCTCCCGCTGCTCATGGTATGATGGGGGAAAGAGAGGGGCCGTACGGGAAAGCGGGGGCAGGGAATGGTACAGGTGGAAGGCCGCGTGGCCTTGATCGGTCATCCGGTGGGGCATTCTCTATCGCCCGTGATGCACAACCGGGCCTTCGAGCGGCTCGGGTTGGCGTGGCGGTATAGTGCCTTCGATGTTCAACCCAAAGATCTCCCCGACGCGATGCGAGGCCTTCGAGCGCTGGGGTTCCGGGGATGGAACATCACAGTCCCCCATAAAGAGGCGGCGTGCCGTCTGGTGGACGAGCTGTCCGATGAGGCCGCGGAGATTGGAGCCGTGAACACCGTGCTCGTTCAGGAGGGGCGGTTGACGGGTTATAATACGGATGGTTGGGGTTATGTGGAAGCCCTGCATGCGGAGACCGGTTTGACGGTGGAAGGGAAGGTCTCTGTCGTGGTTGGCGCCGGGGGGGCTGCCCGAGGCATTGCCCACGCCTTGGTGCGGGAGGGGGCCTTGGTGCGAGTGGTGGCCCGGCGCCCGGCGCAGGCCGAGAGGCTCGCCGACGAGTTCAGCCGCCTGGGACCCGGTCGAATTCAGGCCGGGGGCTGGGACAAACTGCAGGTTTGGCTTCGGGAAGCGGACCTCTGCGTCAACACGACACCGGTCGGGATGAGCCCGGACACGGGCGCAATGCCCTTCGATCCGGGGTGGACCCGGGAGGGCTGTGTGGTCAGCGATATCGTCTACAACCCAAGGGAGACCCTGTTGTTGAAGCGCGCCCGGGAGTTGGGAAGGTCCACCTGTGACGGGGTGGGCATGTTTGTCTTTCAGGGTGCTGCGGCCTTCCGGATTTGGACGGGACTGGCGGCGCCGGTGGCGGACATGCGGGCGGTGGTGGAAGAAGGGTTGGACGACGGGGCGGTCAAAGGGGGCTCCGATATATGAAACGGATCGGGCTCTTCGGAGGCACCTTTGATCCCGTTCATATTGGACATATTGTCGCGGCGGAATACGTATTGGATGCCTGTGGTTTAGAACGCGTGCTCTTTGTTCCAACCCGAATTCCGCCACACAAAGAGGCGCCGGATACGCCGGCCGAAGATCGGTTTCACATGGTTGAAGTTGCCGTGGCTGACCGTCCGGGCCTCGGGGTGAGCCGGGTGGAACTCGACCGGGAAGGGCCATCGTATACCGTGGATACCCTTCGTTATCTGAGGACCCGGCACCCGGATGTGCGATTCGCATGGATTGTCGGCGCGGATCAACTCCTGGGATTCCCGATGTGGAAATCCCCCGAAGAGATTGTTTCTTTAGCCGACTTGATTGCGGTGGTCCGGCCGGGGTATAACGAGCATAAGGGGATGGACGTCGTTCGAAAGCAATTTCCCAGAGCTGCTCTCGAGGTGGTGGAGATGCCCCGGCTGGAGGTTTCATCTTCAGAACTTCGCGCTCGGCTGGAGGCAGGGAGAACGGTCAGTGTATTGGTGCCCCAAGCTGTTCAGGAACTGATCCGAGCAAAAGGGTTGTATAAAAGGGCGGGGCGGGTGCGATGACGGAAGAACAGATCAAAGAGAAGGTCAAAGGGGCCCTGAGCCCGGCGCGATTCGCTCACGTGGAGGGCGTGGTGGCGGAAGCCGAACGACTGGCCAAGCGCTATGGGGCAGACGGGGATAAAGCGCGCCTGGCGGCTTGGATCCACGATTGGGCCCGGGAATGGCCCGCCGATCGTCTGGAAGAGGAAGCTCGGCGACTGGGGGTCGATCGGGAGCTCTTTGGACCCGTGGCCGTCTTGCACGGACCCATCGCCGCCGCCAAACTCGGGCAGGAATTCGGGGTGGAAGATGACGAAGTTGCAGATGCCGTCCGTTATCACACCACCGGGCGCCCGGGGATGGGGCTTTTGGAAAGGGTGGTGTGTCTGGCCGACGCTGTGGAGCCCGGGCGGGCTTATCCCGGAGTGGATCGGCTTCGCCAATTGGCCAGTCAGGATTTGGACAGGGCTCTGGCGGAGATGTTTGATGCCAGCCTGCGGGATCTTCTCGATCGCGGGAGACCGGTGGCTGTACTGACGGTGTTGGCGAGAAACGAATGCTGGTCCCGGGTCCGCGGTGGGCGGAGCCGATAGTGGGGCAAGGCCAGCAATCCGACAGGGGAGGCGTGGGAATGAGTGCACAGATGGCCAGTTTAGCGCGCCTGGCGGCGGATGCCGCAGCGGACAAAAAAGCCGGGAATGTGGTGATCCTCGATATTGGAGAACTCTCCATCATCGCCGATTACTTCGTCATTTGCAGCGGTCAGTCCAGAACCCAGGTGCAGGCCATCGCAGATCATGTGCGCGAAAAAATGGAGGAACACGGGGCGGTGCTCCAAGGTCTCGAAGGACGTGATGAAGCCAGGTGGGTTCTGCTCGACTTTGGGGATGTGGTGGTGCACGTGTTCCGAGAGGAGGAACGGGAGTTTTATCAGCTGGAACGACTCTGGGGCGATGCCCCAATGTTGTCCCAGTCCTCGTGACATCTCCGACAACAAATTGACACCTTTTGTCGATCCATGTATAATGTAGCATACAATTGGCAGTCGATCGCAGGGAATTTCAGTGTAGATTTCGCCCCAAACAGGCAACCAGCGGCGGGTGAGGGTTGATTCTTTTGGATACCTTCCGGTGTCCGTGGAACGCGACTCCAAGGGTGTGTGCGCGGTGACGGCCTCACCGCGGTGGGCAAGGGCCTCTCGTCCCTGGCACGAGCCGGGGCGAGAGGCTTTTGTGATGAGTGGCGTCAAGGAGGGGTACGTCGTGACCGAACTACAGTATGTGCCGGCAGAGATCGAACCCAAGTGGCAGAATCTGTGGGAGGAGACCGGGCTGTATCGCACCCGGGAGGATGCAAACCGCCCGCATTACTATTGCCTGGAGATGTTTCCTTACCCCTCGGGCAAGTTGCACATGGGCCATGTTCGGGTTTACTCCATCGGCGATGTGGTGGCCCGGGTGAAACGGATGCAAGGGTACAATGTTCTTCATCCCATGGGGTGGGATGCTTTTGGCATGCCCGCGGAGAATGCGGCAATCCAGCACGGTGTCCATCCCCGGCTGTGGACCTACGAGAATATCGACCACATGCGGCAGCAGCAGAAACGCCTCGGGGTCAGCTACGACTGGGAGAGGGAAGTGACGACCTGCGCGCCGGATTATTACAAGTTCACCCAGTGGATGTTCTTGCTTTTCTACCACCGCGGGCTCGCCTATAGGAAAAAAGCGGCGGTGAACTGGTGCCCACATTGTGTCACCGTGCTGGCCAACGAACAGGTGGAGAACGGGAGATGCTGGCGCTGTGGCACGGAGGTCACAAAGCGGGAGCTGGAGCAGTGGTTTCTGAGGATTACTGATTATGCTGATCGGTTATTGGAGGATTTGGATCAGCTCGACCGCTGGCCGGAACGGGTTAAAGTGATGCAGCGCAACTGGATCGGGCGCAGCACCGGCGCGGAAGTGGAGTTCGCACTGGAGGGACGGCCGGAGACGATCCGGGTGTTCACCACCAGGCCGGACACGCTGCTCGGGGTGACGTACATGGTTCTCGCTCCCGAGCACCCGTTGGTGCCGGCGCTCATCGAACACTCGAGTGAGAGGAATCGGGTGGAGGCCTTCGTAGAGGAGATGCGCAAGGCTTCGGAGGTGGAACGCACCGCGGCGGAGGGGGAAAAGCGCGGGGTTTTCACCGGCACTTATGCGATTCATCCCCTCACCGGGGACAGAGTGCCGATCTGGGTGGCGAATTATGTACTTCTGGATTACGGGACCGGCGCTGTGATGGGTGTGCCTGCCCACGACGAACGGGATTTTGCCTTTGCCAAAAAATACAACCTTCCGATCCGGGTCGTGATTCGACCGGAAGATCGAGAACTTCCCACGCCCCCTGTCGAAGCCTATGTGGAAGACGGAGTTCTCGTAAACTCCGGTCGGTGGGACGGGATGCACAATCGCGAGGCGATCCACGCCATCACCGCCCACCTGGAGGAGATGGGAAAAGGGCGTTTTGCCACTTCTTACCGCATCCGAGACTGGCTCATCTCCCGGCAACGCTACTGGGGAGCGCCGATTCCCATCGTGTACTGCGATCATTGCGGCATTGTGCCGGTGCCCGAAGATCAGTTGCCCGTCCGGTTGCCGGAAGATGTCTCTTTCGAGCCGGGGACGGTATCGCCTTTGGCGACCAATGAGGATTTCGTCCAAACCACTTGCCCGAAGTGCGGAGGACCGGGCCGGAGAGAAACGGACACCATGGACACCTTTATGTGTTCATCGTGGTACTATTTTCGCTATACCAGCCCGAAGGAAACCGCTCGCCCCTTCGATCCCGAAGCGGTTCGCAAATGGTTGCCAGTGGACGATTATATCGGCGGCATTGAGCACGCGGTGTTGCACCTTCTTTACTCGCGATTTTTCACCAAAGTCCTCCAAGACGCCGGGTGGGTCGATTTTTCCGAGCCATTCCGCCATCTTTTAACCCAGGGGATGGTGATCAAGGAAGGGGCGAAGATGTCCAAATCCAAGGGCAATGTGGTGTCTCCGGATGACATCATCAACCGGTATGGCGCCGACACGGCCCGGTTGTTTATCCTGTTCGCCGCCCCGCCCGACCGGGACCTGGAGTGGAATGACCAAGGCGTGGAAGGTAGCCACCGGTTTCTCCATCGCGTCTGGCGGCTCGTCAACCAGAATCGAGAGGTGTTTCACGCTCCGGCCGGAGACCGGATGGCGCCCGCAGCCAGGGATCTGCGCCGCAAGACCCACGCCACGATCAAAAAGGTGACCGAAGACTTCGCGCAGCGGTACACGTTTAACACCGGGATCAGCGCCATCATGGAATTGGTAAACGCCATCTACGCCTACCCGGCGGAGGCGGATCCCTTCACCAAGGCGGCGGCCATCCGGACCGTGTTGCTCCTGCTCGCCCCAGCCGCACCCCATATCTGCGAAGAGTTGTGGAGCCAGATTGGAGGAACGGGCAGCGTGCACGAACAGCCGTGGCCGACCTATGATCCTGCGGAACTGGTGACCGACGAAGTGGAGTATGCGGTGCAGGTCAACGGTAAGG is from Kyrpidia tusciae DSM 2912 and encodes:
- the nadD gene encoding nicotinate-nucleotide adenylyltransferase — translated: MKRIGLFGGTFDPVHIGHIVAAEYVLDACGLERVLFVPTRIPPHKEAPDTPAEDRFHMVEVAVADRPGLGVSRVELDREGPSYTVDTLRYLRTRHPDVRFAWIVGADQLLGFPMWKSPEEIVSLADLIAVVRPGYNEHKGMDVVRKQFPRAALEVVEMPRLEVSSSELRARLEAGRTVSVLVPQAVQELIRAKGLYKRAGRVR
- the leuS gene encoding leucine--tRNA ligase; translation: MSGVKEGYVVTELQYVPAEIEPKWQNLWEETGLYRTREDANRPHYYCLEMFPYPSGKLHMGHVRVYSIGDVVARVKRMQGYNVLHPMGWDAFGMPAENAAIQHGVHPRLWTYENIDHMRQQQKRLGVSYDWEREVTTCAPDYYKFTQWMFLLFYHRGLAYRKKAAVNWCPHCVTVLANEQVENGRCWRCGTEVTKRELEQWFLRITDYADRLLEDLDQLDRWPERVKVMQRNWIGRSTGAEVEFALEGRPETIRVFTTRPDTLLGVTYMVLAPEHPLVPALIEHSSERNRVEAFVEEMRKASEVERTAAEGEKRGVFTGTYAIHPLTGDRVPIWVANYVLLDYGTGAVMGVPAHDERDFAFAKKYNLPIRVVIRPEDRELPTPPVEAYVEDGVLVNSGRWDGMHNREAIHAITAHLEEMGKGRFATSYRIRDWLISRQRYWGAPIPIVYCDHCGIVPVPEDQLPVRLPEDVSFEPGTVSPLATNEDFVQTTCPKCGGPGRRETDTMDTFMCSSWYYFRYTSPKETARPFDPEAVRKWLPVDDYIGGIEHAVLHLLYSRFFTKVLQDAGWVDFSEPFRHLLTQGMVIKEGAKMSKSKGNVVSPDDIINRYGADTARLFILFAAPPDRDLEWNDQGVEGSHRFLHRVWRLVNQNREVFHAPAGDRMAPAARDLRRKTHATIKKVTEDFAQRYTFNTGISAIMELVNAIYAYPAEADPFTKAAAIRTVLLLLAPAAPHICEELWSQIGGTGSVHEQPWPTYDPAELVTDEVEYAVQVNGKVRDHIVVSASAGEEEVRQTALGAEKIQEWTGGKRVVKVIVVPKKLVNIVVKG
- the yqeK gene encoding bis(5'-nucleosyl)-tetraphosphatase (symmetrical) YqeK — its product is MTEEQIKEKVKGALSPARFAHVEGVVAEAERLAKRYGADGDKARLAAWIHDWAREWPADRLEEEARRLGVDRELFGPVAVLHGPIAAAKLGQEFGVEDDEVADAVRYHTTGRPGMGLLERVVCLADAVEPGRAYPGVDRLRQLASQDLDRALAEMFDASLRDLLDRGRPVAVLTVLARNECWSRVRGGRSR
- the rsfS gene encoding ribosome silencing factor, whose translation is MSAQMASLARLAADAAADKKAGNVVILDIGELSIIADYFVICSGQSRTQVQAIADHVREKMEEHGAVLQGLEGRDEARWVLLDFGDVVVHVFREEEREFYQLERLWGDAPMLSQSS
- a CDS encoding shikimate dehydrogenase; the encoded protein is MVQVEGRVALIGHPVGHSLSPVMHNRAFERLGLAWRYSAFDVQPKDLPDAMRGLRALGFRGWNITVPHKEAACRLVDELSDEAAEIGAVNTVLVQEGRLTGYNTDGWGYVEALHAETGLTVEGKVSVVVGAGGAARGIAHALVREGALVRVVARRPAQAERLADEFSRLGPGRIQAGGWDKLQVWLREADLCVNTTPVGMSPDTGAMPFDPGWTREGCVVSDIVYNPRETLLLKRARELGRSTCDGVGMFVFQGAAAFRIWTGLAAPVADMRAVVEEGLDDGAVKGGSDI